AGGCTTAGGTAAAGGTATCCGGGAATTTAAGGATGCTACCAAAGAAATTAAAAACGAAGTAGAGAACGCTGTAAAAGACGATTCGCACACTACTTCTAAATAAGGTAGCCCGTGATAGTACCTACCGTGTTCGCATTTTTGGGAGTAACCGAAGTAATTTTAATTATTGCTGTTTTAGTGCTGTTTTTCGGTGCCAGCCGCATTCCCGGTATTGGTCGTGGTTTGGGTAAAGGCATCCGTGAGTTTAAAGATGCTACCAAAGGCAAAGACACCCCGTCAGAAAAAAGAAATAAAGAATAGAAACGAACCCCATTAGTTTGAAGCGTTATAATAGCCTATCGGAAGTACGCCAGGACTTAGCCAATGGTACTACTACCTGCCGGCAACTGGTGCACTACTACTTAGATAACATCGAGCGTAAAAAATACCTGAATGCCTACCTGGAGGTTTTTGCCGACGAAGCCTTGGCAAAAGCCGACGAGGTAGATCAGAAATTAGCCAATGGTACAGCCGGCCGGTTAGCCGGCATGGTACTTGGCCTTAAAGATGTACTGGCCTACAAAGGGCACTCGCTGCAATCGTCCAGCAAAATTTTAACTGGTTTTAAATCTTTATTTACTGCTACCGCGGTACAAAGGTTATTAGACGAAGATGCTATTGTTATTGGTCGCCAAAACTGCGACGAGTTTGCCATGGGCGCTTCGAACGAAACCTCCGCTTTTGGCCCCGCCTTAAACGAAGCCGACCCTACCCGGGTACCGGGTGGTTCTTCCGGCGGTTCTGCCGTAGCTGTACAAGCTGATTTATGCTTGGCCTCTATCGGTTCCGATACTGGTGGATCTGTTCGTCAGCCGGCTGCTTTTTGCGGGGTTATTGGCCTTAAACCTACTTACTCGCGCATCTCGCGCTATGGTTTAATTGCTTACGCCTCTTCCTTCGACCAAATTGGCCCAATTACCCGCAGTATCGATGATGCCGCTTTGTTGCTCGAAGTTATGGCTGGTCCGGATGAATACGATAGTACCGCCAGCCAGCGCGAAGTTCCGGCCTATAGCAGTTTACTGGAAAACAGCAGTGAACGCAAATTCCGGATTGGCTATATCAGCGACACTTTAGAAAACGAAGGTTTAGATCCGGAAATAAGGGAGGCCGTGCAAAGCGCTATTCAAAATCTGCGCGAAGATGGTCATACCGTAGAACCTGTGGATTTTCATTACCTCGATTACATTGTTCCGACTTATTATATTTTAACTACCGCCGAAGCCAGCTCTAACTTATCGCGCTTCGATGGGGTGAAGTACGGTTATCGCAGCGCCGATGCTACCGACTTACTGTCGATGTACAAAAAATCGCGCGCCGAAGGTTTTGGCCACGAAGTACAAAAACGCATTATGTTGGGTACCTTTGTATTAAGCGCCGATTACTACGATGCTTACTATACCAAAGCGCAAAAAGTAAGAAGAATAATTAAAGAAAAAACCGAAGAGCTCCTGGAGCAATTTGATTTCTTGATTATGCCTACTACCCCAACCACAGCTTTCCCGTTGGGTGGTAATTTAACCGATCCTTTAGCTATTTATTTAGGTGATATTTTTACGGTTCAAGCTTCTTTAGCAGGCGTGCCGGCTATTTCGGTTCCGGTAGGGTCTGATAAGAACGGCTTGCCTATTGGCTTACAGATTCTCACTAAATCTTTTGCCGAAACTAAATTATTGGCTTTTTCTAAATCAGTCACGGAAAAAATCAGCACTACTGCTTAACGGAATCTAACATGAGGAAAAATCTTTTTACACTTTCTTTTATTCTTACCAGCCTGTTGTTTTCCTTTACCAGTGAGGCAAGTTTTTTTAAAAAAGAGCAAAAAAGATTTATCCCGGTTGATACTTTATACCCCACAGCTTTAACAGATACCGTACGCCTATCCGATACTACTCGTCTGGAAGAGATATTGGGTTTTGCCTTGCCCGATTCGGTACCAATGGTAACGAATGAGCTTATTTTGGACCGGTTAAGCTGTTTGCAAAAAGAAATTCCTTTACAATTTAACCCTTATGTACGGGGTTTTGTGGATTATTTTACCATCCGTAACCGCAAATACTCTCGCCGTATTTTATCGCGGGAAAATGTTTATTTCCCTTTGTTCGAGCGCTACCTGGCTAAATACGGGCTCCCCAACGAACTGAAATATTTAGCAGTAGTAGAATCGGCGTTGCTGCCCAAGGCAGTTTCGCACGCCGCTGCAGTGGGTTTGTGGCAATTTGTTCCAGCAGCGGCTTCGGATTATAAGCTAAAAATAAACGCTTACATTGATGAGCGCATGGATCCCGAAAAAGCTACCGATGCGGCCTGCCGGTATTTGCGCAATTTACACCGGATGTTCGGGGGTAACTGGGAATTAGCTTTAGCCGCTTATAACTGCGGGCCGGGCAACGTACGTAAAGCCATTAAACGTGCTAGCGGGCAAGCCGATTTCTGGACCATTTTCCCTTATTTGCCGAAAGAAACCCGTGGGTATGTGCCTTCTTTAACGGCTATTATTTATACCATGAACCACGCGGTGGAGCACGAGATTGTAGCAGACACCATCCTTTATGCCACGCTCACCGATACGATAATGATTAACCACTCGCTCGATTTAAAAAGGTTATCGGAGCAGCTTAGTTTAGATCCGGAGGAATTAACTAAATTAAATCCGGAAGTAAAGAAAGCCATTTTGCCTGCTACCATTCGCAATTACCCTTTAAAAGTGCCGGCTACCCACAAAAATCAGTTGGTTGCTAATCGCGCTTCTATTTTAGATTCTTGCAAATTACCCGGCGTAGTAACCCCCTCCTATCAAAATATTGCTTTAGCAAATAAGCAGGCTACTCCGCCCGTACCAATCACTAAATCCTTACCTTCCGATTCTGCTGCCACGGATTCTTTACAGCAAAAAGAATACATTGTTGCTGCAGGTGATAATTTATCCCGGATAGCTAAAAAGCATAATGTAACCGTAGCGCAATTACTTGCTTGGAATAATTTAACTGCTGAAGACAAACTGTTTGCCCGGCAAAAACTACTTTTATTTATCCCGGTTTCATCAAACCCATTGTTGGCAAGTAATGCATCTGCTACAGAGCCAGAACCAGCAGTGCAATTAGTTTCGGCGCGAAAAACCAATACTACTAAAAAGTCGTTGCCTAAAGTAACCCAAATACACACCGTGCAACCAAACGATACCCTGTGGAGTATTTCCAGACGGTACAACGACATACCAGTGGAAAAAATTAAAAAATTAAATAAACTTAAAAATAATAGCTTACGGCCAGGCATGAAGCTGGTAATCAGCTAGTATTTTTTAAAATTTTTATTTTTTGTATATCAGGCGTCTGTGCCTGATATTTTTATTTTATCCCTGTTGTATCAGCCAATTTTAAGTACACACTTTTGTTAGTACAATAAGTACTACAAGTAAATAGCTTAAGCCATTGCTTTTGATTAATTTTACTAATTACAAAAATCTGGTCTTGCACTTTTTTACTTACCCCAGATTCTGCTAAACTTTTCTGCTATGATTAAAATTAACAAACAAGATGCGCTTAATTATCACCAACAAGGGCAACCAGGAAAGATAGAGGTAGTCCCTACCAAAATGCTTTCGTCACAACTGGATCTAGCTTTAGCTTATTCTCCCGGAGTAGCGGAACCTTGCAAAGAAATTTCTTTAGATAAAGAAGATGCCTATAAATATACTTCTAAAGGCAATCTGGTGGGTGTTATCTCCAATGGCACCGCAGTATTGGGTTTAGGTAACATTGGCCCCGATGCTTCTAAACCGGTAATGGAAGGCAAAGGGGTATTATTTAAAAAATTTGCCGGAATAGACGTATTTGATATTGAAATTGATTGTACCGACCCAGATGAATTTATCCGGATTGTGCGCTCGCTGGAGCCTACCTTTGGCGGCATTAATTTAGAAGATATTAAAGCTCCGGAAAGCTTTAAAATTGAAGTAGCTTTAAAAGAGCAGATGAACATTCCGCTCATGCACGACGACCAGCACGGTACTGCCATTATATCGAGTGCGGCTTTGCTTAATGCGCTGGAACTGGTTAATAAAAAAATTCAGGATGTACAGATTGTAATGAACGGGGCTGGTGCCGCCGCTATCGCCTGCGCCAAACTTTACCTGGCTTTAGGTGCCAACATTAACAACATTGTAATGTTCGATAAAGATGGTATCATTAATCCGGAACGGAACGATTTAGATATTTACCGGGCGCAATTTGTAACTACCCGTAAAATTACCACATTAGCTGAGGCCATGACCGGTGCCGATGTATTTATCGGGCTTTCGGCGGGTAATGTGCTTTCGCCGGAACATGTAACCTTAATGGCTAAAAACCCCATTATTTTTGCCTTAGCTAATCCTGATCCGGAAATTGCGTACAATGTTGCCATGGCCGTGCGCGATGATTTGATTATGGCAACCGGTCGCTCAGACCATCCGAACCAGGTGAATAATGTACTTGGCTTTCCTTATATTTTTAGAGGGGCGCTGGATGTGCGGGCTACCGAAATAAACGAAGCCATGAAACTAGCCGCTGTTCATGCTTTATCGGAGTTGGCGAAAGAACCGGTGCCCGAAGTTATAAATAAAGCTTATGCTGATAAAGCTATTACTTTTGGTCGCGATTACTTGATTCCGAAACCACTCGATCCGCGTTTAATAACTACTGTTTCGCCGGCAGTTGCTAAAGCCGCAATGGACTCGGGAGTGGCTAAAACGCCTATTCAGGACTGGGTAAAATACGACCAGGAATTGCAAGAACGGATTGGCATTAATCAGAAGTTAATGAACCGGATTATTAATCAGGCGAAAACCAATCCAAAACGGATTGTTTTTGCCGAAGCGGATCATTACAAAATTTTAAAAGCTGCCCAGATTGTACAGGATCAGCATATAGCCCAGCCTATTTTATTGGGAAACCAAAAGCGGATTGAAAATTTAATTGCTGAAAACGCCTTGGATTTAGATGGCGCCATTATTATTGACCCTTCCAAAGAAATTAAAAAACGGGAAAAGTTTGCCCATATTTTGTATGAAAAGCGTAAACGTAAAGGCCTTACCCTGTACGATGCCCGCAAGCTGGTGCGAAGCCGTACGTATTTTGGCGCCTTAATGGTAGATACCGGCGAAGCAGATGCCTTAATTTCTGGCTTAACCAAAGATTACTCGCAAACCATATTACCGGCTTTGCAAGTTATTGGCGTAGAAGAAAATGTAAACCGGGTGGCGGGCATGTATATTATCCAGAACAAAAAAGAACCTTACTTTCTGGCTGATACTACGGTAAATATTAATCCCACGGCAGAGGAGCTGGTTGGCATTATCGGGCTTACCGCCCGCGCCGTCCGTTTTTTTGATGTAGAGCCACGTATGGCCATTTTATCGTATTCTAATTTTGGCTCTAATCAGGGCGAAATACCGGCAAAAACTATTCTGGCTACAAAACTAGCGAAAGAACGGTACCCCAATTTGCTTATTGATGGCGAAATGCAAGCAAATACCGCCGTGAATAAAAGTTTATTACAAGAACACTACCCTTTTAGCGAACTAGCCGACAAAGGAGCCAATACGCTTATATTCCCGGATTTAACTTCTGGCAACATTGCTTACAAATTATTGCAGGAAATTGGCGGCGCCGAAGCAATTGGCCCGATTTTGATGGGCATGCATAAACCAGTTCATATTTTACAGTTAGGATCTTCCACC
The sequence above is a segment of the Adhaeribacter swui genome. Coding sequences within it:
- a CDS encoding twin-arginine translocase TatA/TatE family subunit, whose protein sequence is MIVPTVFAFLGVTEVILIIAVLVLFFGASRIPGIGRGLGKGIREFKDATKGKDTPSEKRNKE
- the gatA gene encoding Asp-tRNA(Asn)/Glu-tRNA(Gln) amidotransferase subunit GatA — translated: MKRYNSLSEVRQDLANGTTTCRQLVHYYLDNIERKKYLNAYLEVFADEALAKADEVDQKLANGTAGRLAGMVLGLKDVLAYKGHSLQSSSKILTGFKSLFTATAVQRLLDEDAIVIGRQNCDEFAMGASNETSAFGPALNEADPTRVPGGSSGGSAVAVQADLCLASIGSDTGGSVRQPAAFCGVIGLKPTYSRISRYGLIAYASSFDQIGPITRSIDDAALLLEVMAGPDEYDSTASQREVPAYSSLLENSSERKFRIGYISDTLENEGLDPEIREAVQSAIQNLREDGHTVEPVDFHYLDYIVPTYYILTTAEASSNLSRFDGVKYGYRSADATDLLSMYKKSRAEGFGHEVQKRIMLGTFVLSADYYDAYYTKAQKVRRIIKEKTEELLEQFDFLIMPTTPTTAFPLGGNLTDPLAIYLGDIFTVQASLAGVPAISVPVGSDKNGLPIGLQILTKSFAETKLLAFSKSVTEKISTTA
- a CDS encoding LysM peptidoglycan-binding domain-containing protein; the encoded protein is MRKNLFTLSFILTSLLFSFTSEASFFKKEQKRFIPVDTLYPTALTDTVRLSDTTRLEEILGFALPDSVPMVTNELILDRLSCLQKEIPLQFNPYVRGFVDYFTIRNRKYSRRILSRENVYFPLFERYLAKYGLPNELKYLAVVESALLPKAVSHAAAVGLWQFVPAAASDYKLKINAYIDERMDPEKATDAACRYLRNLHRMFGGNWELALAAYNCGPGNVRKAIKRASGQADFWTIFPYLPKETRGYVPSLTAIIYTMNHAVEHEIVADTILYATLTDTIMINHSLDLKRLSEQLSLDPEELTKLNPEVKKAILPATIRNYPLKVPATHKNQLVANRASILDSCKLPGVVTPSYQNIALANKQATPPVPITKSLPSDSAATDSLQQKEYIVAAGDNLSRIAKKHNVTVAQLLAWNNLTAEDKLFARQKLLLFIPVSSNPLLASNASATEPEPAVQLVSARKTNTTKKSLPKVTQIHTVQPNDTLWSISRRYNDIPVEKIKKLNKLKNNSLRPGMKLVIS
- a CDS encoding NADP-dependent malic enzyme, which translates into the protein MIKINKQDALNYHQQGQPGKIEVVPTKMLSSQLDLALAYSPGVAEPCKEISLDKEDAYKYTSKGNLVGVISNGTAVLGLGNIGPDASKPVMEGKGVLFKKFAGIDVFDIEIDCTDPDEFIRIVRSLEPTFGGINLEDIKAPESFKIEVALKEQMNIPLMHDDQHGTAIISSAALLNALELVNKKIQDVQIVMNGAGAAAIACAKLYLALGANINNIVMFDKDGIINPERNDLDIYRAQFVTTRKITTLAEAMTGADVFIGLSAGNVLSPEHVTLMAKNPIIFALANPDPEIAYNVAMAVRDDLIMATGRSDHPNQVNNVLGFPYIFRGALDVRATEINEAMKLAAVHALSELAKEPVPEVINKAYADKAITFGRDYLIPKPLDPRLITTVSPAVAKAAMDSGVAKTPIQDWVKYDQELQERIGINQKLMNRIINQAKTNPKRIVFAEADHYKILKAAQIVQDQHIAQPILLGNQKRIENLIAENALDLDGAIIIDPSKEIKKREKFAHILYEKRKRKGLTLYDARKLVRSRTYFGALMVDTGEADALISGLTKDYSQTILPALQVIGVEENVNRVAGMYIIQNKKEPYFLADTTVNINPTAEELVGIIGLTARAVRFFDVEPRMAILSYSNFGSNQGEIPAKTILATKLAKERYPNLLIDGEMQANTAVNKSLLQEHYPFSELADKGANTLIFPDLTSGNIAYKLLQEIGGAEAIGPILMGMHKPVHILQLGSSTRDIVNMVAIAVVDAQNHETRYHNQKATSSEVVNNGSGALN